The following coding sequences lie in one Spirochaetaceae bacterium genomic window:
- a CDS encoding sulfatase-like hydrolase/transferase translates to MERRPNLLLLIPDQHRADWVAGGGLPLRTPALQRLAERGVTFERAYCTSPLCAPSRASLASGRHYAHCGVPDNTRNYPLEQPTFYQALRGAGYRVAGVGKFDLHKEVGDPAGAWWELDGSRLLDEWGFTDGIDSEGKLDGSNSYRGAGGPRGPYLKMLRDRGLADRYVHEHATRGEHLNAYTTALPDDAYGDNWVAGNALQVLDGLPRGAPWFLQVNFLGPHDPFDVTAAMRARWEQVEFPPPHASEHPDRAGLLRARQNYAAMIENIDAWCGRILEAVAARGERDDTVVVYASDHGEMLGDHGRWGKSTWREAAVRIPLVVAAPRGGAAGVSTDALASLHDLAATFLDWAGVAPLPGMDAVSLRPLVEGRRAAHRPVAVSALGDWRMVTGERHKLVVSPSHPPLLFDRAADEWEDHNLAADRPEVVDELRMHLV, encoded by the coding sequence ATGGAGAGGCGGCCCAACCTGTTGCTGTTGATTCCGGATCAGCACCGTGCCGACTGGGTGGCCGGCGGCGGCCTGCCGCTGCGTACGCCGGCGCTGCAGCGGCTGGCGGAGCGCGGCGTGACCTTCGAGCGCGCCTACTGCACGTCGCCGCTGTGCGCTCCGTCGCGGGCGTCGCTCGCCTCCGGACGCCACTACGCGCACTGCGGCGTGCCCGACAACACGCGCAACTACCCGCTCGAACAGCCGACCTTCTACCAGGCGCTGCGCGGCGCCGGCTACCGGGTCGCCGGGGTGGGCAAGTTCGACCTGCACAAGGAGGTAGGGGATCCGGCGGGCGCTTGGTGGGAGCTGGACGGCTCGCGCCTGCTCGACGAGTGGGGCTTTACCGACGGCATCGACAGCGAGGGCAAGCTGGACGGCAGCAATTCGTACCGCGGCGCCGGCGGCCCGCGCGGTCCCTACCTGAAGATGCTGCGCGACCGCGGCCTGGCCGACCGGTACGTGCACGAGCACGCCACCCGCGGCGAGCACCTGAACGCCTACACGACCGCCCTGCCGGACGACGCCTACGGCGACAACTGGGTGGCGGGCAACGCCCTGCAGGTGCTCGATGGGTTACCGCGTGGGGCGCCGTGGTTCCTGCAGGTGAACTTCCTGGGGCCGCACGACCCGTTCGACGTGACCGCCGCGATGCGCGCCCGCTGGGAGCAAGTTGAGTTCCCGCCGCCGCATGCCAGCGAACACCCGGACCGCGCCGGCCTGCTGCGGGCCCGGCAGAACTACGCCGCCATGATCGAGAACATCGACGCCTGGTGCGGGCGCATCCTGGAGGCGGTGGCGGCGCGCGGCGAGCGGGACGACACCGTGGTGGTGTACGCCTCCGACCACGGCGAGATGCTCGGCGACCACGGGCGCTGGGGCAAGAGCACCTGGCGCGAGGCGGCGGTGCGCATCCCGCTGGTGGTCGCGGCGCCGCGCGGGGGTGCGGCGGGGGTCTCGACGGACGCGCTGGCGAGCCTGCACGACCTGGCGGCCACGTTCCTGGACTGGGCCGGGGTAGCGCCGCTGCCCGGCATGGACGCGGTGTCGCTGCGCCCGCTGGTGGAGGGGAGGCGCGCGGCGCACCGCCCGGTGGCGGTGAGCGCCCTGGGCGACTGGCGCATGGTCACCGGCGAGCGCCACAAGCTGGTGGTCAGCCCGTCGCACCCGCCGCTGCTGTTCGACCGCGCCGCCGACGAATGGGAGGACCACAACCTGGCCGCCGACCGGCCCGAGGTGGTCGACGAACTGCGCATGCACCTGGTGTGA
- a CDS encoding zinc-binding alcohol dehydrogenase family protein translates to MKAISLRQPQRFEMIDVAPPADPGPGEALVQVHNIGICGTDVSGYFGKMPLMTYPRILGHELGVEVVAVGDGVTGVAPGDRCSVEPYLDCIDGCLACRRGAPNCCDTLEVLGVHTDGGMRPRFLLPARKLHVSTKLEFEQLALVETLGIGAHAVDRGAPGPDDTALIIGAGPIGLATYEFVRLSGAASIFMDLNGERLRFAKDVMRCDHTLVARGDIGGRLRELNGGELPNVVFDATGSNRSMSEAVNYIAPTGTLVYVGLTAGELSFPHMAIHKPELTVRGTRNSVPANFRAIIEHIEEGRIDTAPWITHRSTFSELIADFPTYTRLESGVIKAVVAVD, encoded by the coding sequence ATGAAGGCAATCAGTCTGCGCCAACCGCAGCGCTTCGAGATGATCGACGTCGCGCCGCCAGCCGACCCCGGCCCCGGCGAGGCGCTGGTGCAGGTGCACAACATCGGCATCTGCGGCACCGACGTCAGCGGCTACTTCGGCAAGATGCCGCTCATGACCTATCCGCGCATCCTCGGCCACGAGCTCGGCGTGGAGGTGGTGGCGGTGGGCGACGGCGTTACCGGCGTCGCGCCGGGCGACCGCTGCTCGGTGGAACCCTACCTGGACTGCATCGACGGCTGCCTGGCGTGCCGGCGCGGGGCGCCCAACTGCTGCGACACTCTGGAGGTGCTCGGCGTGCACACGGACGGCGGCATGCGCCCGCGCTTCCTGCTGCCGGCGCGCAAGCTGCACGTCTCCACGAAGCTGGAGTTCGAGCAACTCGCGCTGGTGGAAACACTCGGCATCGGCGCCCACGCCGTGGACCGCGGCGCGCCCGGCCCGGACGACACCGCGCTGATCATCGGCGCCGGCCCGATCGGGCTGGCCACCTACGAGTTCGTCCGCCTGAGCGGCGCCGCCTCCATCTTCATGGACCTCAACGGGGAACGGCTGCGCTTCGCGAAGGACGTGATGAGGTGCGACCACACGCTGGTGGCGCGGGGCGACATCGGCGGCCGGCTCCGCGAGCTGAACGGCGGCGAGCTGCCCAACGTGGTGTTCGACGCCACCGGGTCCAACCGTTCCATGTCGGAGGCGGTGAACTACATCGCCCCCACCGGCACGCTGGTCTACGTCGGCCTCACCGCCGGCGAGCTGTCGTTCCCGCACATGGCGATCCACAAGCCGGAGCTGACCGTGCGCGGCACCCGCAACTCGGTGCCGGCCAACTTCCGCGCCATCATCGAGCACATCGAGGAGGGCCGCATCGACACCGCGCCGTGGATCACCCACCGCAGCACCTTCAGCGAGCTGATCGCCGACTTCCCCACCTACACCCGCCTCGAAAGCGGCGTGATCAAGGCGGTCGTCGCCGTCGACTGA
- a CDS encoding sugar phosphate isomerase/epimerase, translated as MTVSLVPEVRGGPFIFWDGITAACAAASRLGFHGLEVFPHTAAGVPVDELRSALDDHGLALAAVGTGAGGVVHGLSLADPDAAGRRRAVDYVRAVIELAAPFGAPAIVGSVQGRAVPGEARAEALARLVDSMAQLGEVAAAADGRLVLEPLNRYETDLCNTLAQGGEVIERTGSGRIGLLADLFHMNIEETDVAASLVAAAPRLGHIHFVDSNRRPAGCGHLSYGPIAAALRAAGYRGWAAVEAFPYPDPEAAARRSINSYRAYLEE; from the coding sequence GTGACCGTAAGCCTGGTGCCGGAAGTGCGCGGCGGGCCGTTCATATTCTGGGATGGCATCACGGCCGCCTGTGCGGCGGCGTCGCGCCTCGGCTTCCACGGCCTGGAGGTGTTCCCGCACACCGCGGCCGGGGTGCCGGTGGACGAGCTGCGCTCCGCCCTGGACGACCACGGGCTGGCCCTGGCGGCGGTTGGCACGGGGGCCGGCGGGGTAGTGCACGGCCTGTCGCTGGCCGATCCCGACGCGGCCGGGCGGCGGCGCGCCGTCGACTACGTGCGCGCGGTCATCGAGCTGGCGGCGCCGTTCGGCGCGCCAGCCATCGTCGGCTCGGTGCAGGGCCGCGCAGTGCCCGGCGAGGCGCGCGCGGAGGCGCTGGCCCGGCTGGTCGACAGCATGGCGCAACTCGGCGAGGTTGCCGCGGCGGCGGACGGCCGGCTGGTGCTGGAGCCGCTCAACCGCTACGAGACCGACCTGTGCAACACGCTCGCGCAGGGCGGCGAGGTGATCGAGCGCACCGGCAGCGGCCGCATCGGCCTGCTCGCCGACCTGTTCCACATGAACATCGAGGAGACCGACGTCGCCGCCTCCCTCGTTGCCGCCGCGCCGCGCCTCGGCCATATTCACTTCGTGGACAGCAACCGGCGTCCGGCCGGCTGCGGCCACCTGTCGTACGGGCCGATCGCGGCCGCACTGCGCGCCGCCGGATACCGCGGCTGGGCGGCGGTGGAGGCATTCCCGTACCCCGATCCGGAGGCGGCCGCGCGCCGCTCCATCAACAGCTACCGCGCCTACCTGGAGGAGTGA
- a CDS encoding TIM barrel protein has product MQFVMFTKHLQGLSLDEVIAALTEVGVQGADLAVRPGYPVNPDNMTAELPAAARRFADAGLAIPLVTAPTSLTSPDSPRAEAFYEACGAAGVGHLKLGYWHWDPERRFWDQIIEIRDWLATFADWSRQYGVKTVVHNHSGHSLGMNSSQMMHIVQDFDAAYVGVFADPGHLAVCGEPIAMALEMVREYLACVACKDLLRVAVPDRRGWWGRGEPNRTFTVPLGRGFADYGAALSTLRRIGFTGVMSVHSEYDEPVEDVIAMSKMDLRYLKAVLDSAAADTAG; this is encoded by the coding sequence ATGCAGTTCGTGATGTTTACCAAGCACCTGCAGGGGCTGTCCCTGGACGAGGTGATTGCCGCGCTCACCGAGGTCGGCGTGCAGGGCGCGGATTTGGCGGTACGGCCCGGCTATCCGGTCAACCCCGACAACATGACCGCCGAACTGCCGGCCGCGGCGCGCCGCTTCGCCGACGCCGGCCTGGCTATTCCGCTGGTTACCGCGCCCACGAGCCTTACCTCGCCCGACAGTCCGCGCGCCGAGGCGTTCTACGAGGCGTGCGGGGCGGCGGGCGTCGGCCACCTCAAGCTCGGCTACTGGCATTGGGATCCGGAGCGGCGCTTCTGGGACCAGATCATCGAGATCCGCGACTGGCTGGCCACGTTCGCCGACTGGTCGCGCCAGTACGGCGTCAAGACGGTGGTGCACAACCACTCCGGCCACTCGCTGGGCATGAACTCCTCGCAGATGATGCACATCGTACAGGACTTCGACGCCGCCTACGTCGGCGTGTTCGCCGATCCCGGCCACCTGGCGGTGTGCGGCGAGCCGATCGCCATGGCGCTGGAGATGGTGCGCGAATACCTGGCATGCGTGGCGTGCAAGGACCTGCTGCGCGTCGCGGTGCCGGACCGTCGCGGCTGGTGGGGGCGCGGCGAGCCGAATCGGACCTTCACGGTACCGCTCGGGCGCGGTTTCGCCGACTACGGCGCCGCACTCTCCACTCTGCGGCGGATCGGATTCACCGGCGTGATGAGCGTGCACAGCGAATACGACGAGCCGGTGGAGGACGTGATCGCGATGAGCAAGATGGACCTGCGCTACCTGAAGGCCGTGCTCGACTCGGCCGCGGCCGACACAGCCGGCTAA
- a CDS encoding ABC transporter ATP-binding protein: MSNRSAATTLDGPHRTSKSVPAASLRRVVTEIIWPRRWLLLLGLALIVVNRLTGLVLPGASKYLIDDVIGAGDTALLGPLLLAVCAAVLVQGASSFLLTRLLSVQAQHLISTLRARVQRHLLRLPVAFFDNNQTGALVSRVMTDAEGVRNLVGTGLVHLVGGALTTVVVLVLLLRISVPMTLYTFLPLAVFGAVSGRAFALIRPIFRQRGAINAEVTGRLTEALAGIRVVKGFHAEPHEERVFGAGVERIFANVRRSLTATSLVTSGGTVIMGLSAVLIMGVGGSLILRGAMTVGDFVSFSLYLGFMVTPIVQMSRIGTEITEAFAGLDRIEEVMARQPEGNEPERTVTLERIDGHIRFDHVSFAYQEGEQVLHDVCLEAPADTMTALVGSSGSGKTTIAGLAASFLAPDSGTVSIDGHDLATVRLDSFRRYLGVVLQDEFLFAGTIRENILFARPGAGEEDLMRAVRAAHVIEFSERLELGLDTMIGERGVKLSGGQRQRVALARAILADPRVLILDEATSSLDNESEAFIQESLAQLMKGRTTLVIAHRLSTIRRADQILVVEGGRIVERGRHDDLIAAAGRYQRLYEYQARI; this comes from the coding sequence ATGAGCAACCGGAGCGCGGCAACCACCCTCGACGGGCCGCACAGAACGAGCAAGTCGGTACCGGCCGCCAGCCTGCGCCGCGTGGTGACGGAGATCATCTGGCCGCGGCGCTGGCTGCTGCTGCTCGGGCTGGCGCTGATCGTGGTCAACCGGCTGACCGGACTGGTGCTGCCGGGGGCGTCGAAGTACCTGATCGACGACGTGATCGGCGCCGGCGACACCGCGCTGCTCGGCCCGCTGCTGCTGGCGGTGTGCGCGGCGGTGCTGGTGCAGGGCGCCAGCTCGTTCCTGCTCACCCGCCTGCTGAGCGTGCAGGCGCAGCACCTGATTTCGACGTTGCGCGCCCGCGTGCAGCGCCACCTGCTGCGGCTGCCGGTGGCGTTTTTCGACAACAACCAGACCGGCGCCCTGGTGTCGCGCGTGATGACCGACGCGGAGGGGGTGCGCAACCTGGTCGGCACCGGGCTGGTGCACCTGGTGGGCGGCGCCCTGACCACGGTGGTGGTGCTGGTCCTGCTGCTGCGCATCAGCGTGCCGATGACCCTGTACACGTTCCTGCCCCTGGCCGTGTTCGGCGCCGTCTCCGGACGCGCGTTCGCCTTGATCCGGCCGATCTTCCGCCAGCGCGGCGCCATCAACGCCGAGGTCACCGGACGCCTCACCGAGGCGCTGGCCGGCATCCGGGTGGTCAAGGGGTTCCACGCCGAGCCGCACGAGGAGCGCGTGTTCGGCGCCGGCGTGGAGCGCATCTTCGCCAACGTGCGGCGCTCGCTTACCGCCACCAGCCTGGTTACCAGCGGCGGCACCGTGATCATGGGGCTGAGCGCGGTACTGATCATGGGGGTGGGCGGATCGCTGATCCTGCGCGGGGCGATGACGGTGGGCGACTTCGTGTCGTTCAGCCTCTACCTCGGCTTCATGGTCACCCCGATCGTGCAGATGAGCCGCATCGGCACCGAGATCACCGAGGCGTTCGCCGGCCTGGACCGCATCGAGGAGGTGATGGCCAGGCAGCCGGAGGGCAACGAGCCGGAGCGCACCGTCACCCTGGAGCGGATCGACGGCCACATCCGCTTCGACCACGTGTCGTTCGCCTACCAGGAGGGCGAGCAGGTGCTGCACGACGTGTGCCTGGAGGCGCCGGCCGATACCATGACCGCCCTGGTGGGCAGCTCCGGGTCCGGCAAGACCACCATTGCCGGCCTGGCGGCGTCGTTCCTGGCGCCCGACTCTGGCACCGTGAGCATCGACGGCCACGACCTGGCCACGGTGCGGCTGGACAGCTTCCGGCGCTACCTCGGGGTGGTGCTGCAGGACGAGTTCCTGTTCGCCGGCACCATCCGCGAGAACATCCTGTTCGCCCGCCCCGGCGCCGGCGAGGAGGACCTGATGCGCGCGGTGCGGGCGGCGCACGTGATCGAGTTCTCGGAGCGCCTGGAACTCGGGCTCGACACGATGATCGGCGAGCGCGGCGTGAAGCTGTCCGGCGGCCAGCGCCAGCGCGTCGCCCTGGCGCGCGCCATCCTCGCCGACCCGCGCGTGCTGATCCTGGACGAGGCCACCTCCAGCCTGGACAACGAGAGCGAGGCGTTCATCCAGGAGAGTCTCGCGCAGCTCATGAAGGGCCGCACCACGCTGGTGATCGCGCACCGCCTGAGCACCATCCGCCGCGCCGACCAGATCCTGGTGGTGGAAGGCGGCCGCATCGTCGAACGAGGCCGCCACGACGACCTGATCGCCGCCGCCGGCCGCTACCAGCGCCTGTACGAATACCAGGCCCGCATCTGA
- a CDS encoding insulinase family protein, whose translation MLLAALATLSVSARGAGAQSPEDGQPLDSEVLHGRLGNGLTYYVRHSDDPPERAHLRLVVGVGSMLERQHERGLSHFVEHMAFRGTTGFPGDHADELLASIGGAAGGLTALAETSFRIDIPTAQPEAVGRAVAILSEWAYAISFDPAAVDLERNVVLDEWHLKQGADRRRSDQLQAFIVGSPDVSRFDALGLPEVIESATPEALRYFFRRWYRPHRMAVIVVGDVDPKATVEQIRRYFTTPPEGYSSYPQAAGSPDQVTPFRRPSEEWASGPRVSVRADAQLRETTVWVIANKATEQLQGVAAVRHQVATLIFTQMMNFRLAKRRAVEPAPYRHAAAEAVEPVPGVSVIYLVARVPGDGVLRGVDALLVEMQRVLRYGFTESEFEHQRRILLHATKRASRQIQQRRSDTLADAYALHFLTGEWIAGIEQWPRVVQEMSLQEVNALAEPWRDPANTLVLVSGPELEPSEADLEQTLLNRLEGAATLEAARPESLPGGSELQTVDDLTTDRPLLAVLPEPGGIVTETALMEIGAVRWTLSNGVVVIAKQTDFDPDEVVLAASSPGGRSLVEDDDVLAATVAAEVMRDSGAGPNDRGALEALLDGKVVTLEPYIADLFEGFVGASSPDDLETLFELISLYAGARRVDPAVAAAAVATLREQVESRPRDSTALLGTAIRGALSQGHPRARPSTLQHVEEISVDQLQAIYADRFQDFGDFTFIIVGAFDWDRLRSLASRHLAALPATGRDEQWRDHGIDPPAGVVNMRIPGAPGERSFTAVVFAGELQRIDIELVPLSVFAAILNAELNHRFRTDLGVYEVLTAANTRRLPDPGYELAITFQHLPERADELLEEVFLTIEELVSLLYSGQVLGNVEQVKETMLAHQEEQARSNLFWTESILEAVTSGSSFQAILDSITQMEELTGRRMAAAGQRYLTRDRYMRIVLTPEAADQER comes from the coding sequence ATGCTGCTGGCAGCGTTGGCGACGCTGTCCGTGTCGGCACGCGGTGCCGGGGCGCAATCTCCGGAGGACGGCCAGCCGCTCGATTCCGAGGTGCTGCACGGCAGGCTCGGAAACGGTCTGACCTACTACGTGCGGCACAGCGACGACCCGCCGGAGCGCGCCCACCTGCGGCTGGTCGTGGGGGTCGGTTCGATGCTCGAACGACAACACGAGCGCGGCTTGTCGCACTTCGTCGAGCACATGGCGTTCCGGGGAACGACCGGCTTTCCCGGGGACCACGCCGACGAGTTGCTGGCGTCGATCGGCGGCGCAGCCGGCGGTCTTACCGCTCTGGCAGAAACCAGCTTCAGGATCGACATCCCGACCGCGCAACCCGAGGCTGTCGGACGCGCCGTCGCGATCCTCAGCGAGTGGGCCTACGCCATCAGTTTCGATCCTGCCGCGGTGGATCTGGAACGCAACGTGGTGTTGGACGAGTGGCACCTCAAGCAGGGAGCTGACAGGCGACGCTCCGACCAACTGCAGGCGTTTATCGTCGGCAGCCCCGATGTGTCCCGGTTCGACGCGCTCGGACTCCCGGAAGTGATCGAGTCTGCCACGCCCGAGGCCCTGCGCTATTTCTTTCGGCGCTGGTACCGGCCGCATCGGATGGCGGTCATCGTCGTGGGGGACGTCGATCCCAAGGCAACCGTCGAGCAGATCCGCCGCTACTTTACGACGCCGCCCGAGGGCTACTCCTCATATCCGCAAGCGGCAGGCTCCCCTGACCAGGTCACGCCGTTCCGGCGCCCATCCGAGGAGTGGGCTTCCGGTCCGCGGGTCAGCGTGCGCGCCGACGCGCAGTTGCGCGAAACCACGGTGTGGGTCATCGCCAACAAGGCGACGGAGCAACTGCAGGGTGTCGCTGCAGTTCGGCACCAGGTGGCGACACTGATATTCACACAGATGATGAACTTCCGCCTGGCGAAGCGCCGGGCGGTGGAACCGGCGCCATACCGGCACGCCGCCGCCGAGGCAGTTGAACCTGTTCCGGGGGTTTCGGTGATCTACCTCGTTGCGCGGGTTCCCGGAGATGGGGTCCTGCGAGGCGTCGACGCGCTGTTGGTCGAGATGCAGCGGGTGCTGCGCTACGGGTTCACGGAGTCCGAGTTCGAGCATCAGCGACGCATACTTCTGCACGCCACCAAGCGGGCTTCCCGGCAAATCCAACAGCGCCGGTCCGACACGTTGGCGGACGCATACGCGCTTCACTTCCTTACCGGGGAGTGGATTGCCGGGATCGAACAGTGGCCGCGGGTCGTGCAGGAGATGTCGTTGCAGGAGGTAAACGCGCTGGCGGAACCGTGGCGCGACCCCGCGAACACGCTCGTACTGGTCAGCGGGCCGGAACTCGAACCATCGGAAGCGGACCTGGAGCAGACGCTGCTGAACAGGCTGGAGGGAGCGGCAACCCTGGAGGCGGCGCGCCCGGAGAGCCTGCCCGGCGGCAGTGAACTGCAGACCGTGGACGACCTGACGACGGACCGTCCGCTGCTCGCCGTTCTGCCGGAGCCCGGCGGCATCGTCACGGAGACCGCGCTCATGGAGATCGGCGCGGTACGCTGGACGTTGTCCAATGGCGTGGTCGTGATCGCCAAGCAGACCGACTTCGACCCTGACGAGGTAGTGCTCGCCGCCAGCAGTCCGGGCGGGAGGTCGCTGGTCGAGGACGACGACGTGTTGGCCGCGACCGTGGCGGCGGAGGTAATGCGGGACAGTGGAGCGGGCCCGAACGATCGTGGCGCACTGGAAGCGTTGCTGGACGGCAAGGTGGTGACGCTGGAGCCATACATCGCTGACCTGTTCGAAGGATTCGTCGGCGCGTCCTCACCGGACGATCTGGAGACTCTGTTCGAGCTGATTTCGCTGTATGCCGGCGCTCGCCGCGTGGATCCGGCAGTCGCCGCCGCGGCCGTGGCGACACTTCGCGAACAGGTCGAGAGCCGGCCCCGAGACTCGACCGCGCTGCTCGGCACAGCAATCCGAGGCGCGCTGAGTCAAGGCCACCCGCGGGCGCGGCCGTCAACATTGCAGCACGTGGAAGAGATCAGCGTGGACCAGTTGCAGGCAATCTACGCGGATCGGTTCCAGGACTTCGGCGACTTCACTTTCATTATCGTCGGGGCGTTCGATTGGGACCGGCTCCGGTCTCTGGCCAGCCGGCATCTCGCCGCGCTGCCTGCAACCGGCCGCGACGAGCAGTGGCGCGATCACGGCATCGATCCCCCGGCCGGCGTGGTGAACATGCGAATCCCCGGAGCGCCGGGTGAGCGCAGCTTCACTGCCGTGGTGTTCGCTGGTGAGTTGCAGCGTATCGACATCGAGCTGGTGCCCCTTTCGGTCTTCGCGGCGATCCTCAACGCCGAGTTGAATCATCGGTTTCGCACCGATCTGGGCGTGTACGAGGTCCTCACGGCGGCGAACACTCGACGGTTGCCCGACCCGGGGTACGAGTTGGCAATCACCTTTCAGCACCTGCCGGAGCGTGCCGACGAACTCCTGGAAGAGGTATTCCTGACGATAGAAGAACTCGTTTCGTTGTTGTACTCCGGGCAGGTACTCGGGAACGTGGAACAAGTGAAGGAGACGATGCTCGCCCATCAGGAGGAACAGGCTCGCAGCAACCTGTTCTGGACCGAGTCGATCCTGGAGGCGGTGACGAGCGGATCCTCCTTCCAGGCCATCCTCGACTCCATAACGCAGATGGAAGAACTCACGGGGAGACGGATGGCGGCGGCGGGACAACGCTACCTTACCCGCGACCGCTACATGCGCATCGTGTTGACGCCGGAGGCAGCGGACCAGGAGCGCTGA
- a CDS encoding sulfatase-like hydrolase/transferase, with the protein MRPTNLLFILSDQHTRSGLGCYGGPGITPHLDALARRGTRFDAAYTNCPICVPERASLATGRYVHEIGFWDNGIPYDGSVPSWGHHLRGEGFTVDSIGKLHFRSSDDDNGFSREIEPLHVVEGLGDLLSCVRDDPPRRNARRGVQAAGPGDSTYLTYDIRNADNAIAWLREHAAAPKPWVLFLSFVCPHPPYIGPEPWYRRYREMEGDVPLPPQWQPEQWPRNPAMAHFRHFFHQDEPFTEEELRNLNAAYYAACSHLDAQIGRVLAALAELGLAGDTRVIYSSDHGESAGARGLTGKFTMYDESAGVPLIVAGPDVPAGRAVATPASLVDCYPAVVSAVGGTAAAGLPGADLWQLAAGPEQDRTVFSEYHAIGSASAHYMLRDARHKYVYYVGGPPQLFDLAADPEERHDLAESPDRDAAALLARFEAELRDLLDPEAVDRRAKADQAARVAAYGGREAVLARGTFANSPTPDDKPTWAYPGA; encoded by the coding sequence GTGCGACCGACCAACCTGCTGTTCATCCTGTCCGATCAACACACCCGTTCCGGCCTCGGCTGCTACGGCGGCCCCGGCATCACGCCGCATCTCGATGCGCTCGCGCGGCGCGGCACCCGCTTCGACGCCGCCTACACCAACTGCCCCATCTGCGTGCCCGAGCGCGCCTCGCTGGCCACCGGCCGCTACGTGCACGAGATCGGCTTCTGGGACAACGGCATCCCCTACGACGGCAGCGTGCCGAGCTGGGGCCACCACCTGCGCGGCGAGGGATTCACCGTCGACTCGATCGGCAAGCTGCACTTCCGCAGCAGCGACGACGACAACGGCTTCAGCCGCGAGATCGAGCCGCTGCACGTGGTGGAGGGGCTCGGCGACCTGCTGAGCTGCGTGCGCGACGACCCGCCGCGCCGCAACGCCCGCCGCGGCGTGCAGGCCGCCGGCCCCGGCGACTCCACCTACCTCACCTACGACATACGCAACGCCGACAACGCCATCGCGTGGCTGCGCGAGCATGCCGCGGCGCCGAAGCCGTGGGTGCTGTTCCTGTCCTTCGTGTGCCCCCATCCGCCCTACATCGGGCCGGAGCCGTGGTACCGCCGCTACCGGGAGATGGAAGGGGACGTGCCGCTGCCGCCGCAGTGGCAGCCGGAGCAGTGGCCGCGTAACCCCGCCATGGCTCACTTCCGCCACTTCTTCCACCAGGACGAGCCGTTCACCGAGGAGGAGCTGCGCAACCTGAACGCCGCCTACTACGCCGCCTGCAGCCACCTGGACGCGCAGATCGGGCGCGTGCTCGCCGCCCTGGCCGAGCTCGGGCTGGCGGGCGACACCCGCGTCATCTACAGCTCCGACCACGGCGAGTCGGCCGGCGCGCGCGGCCTCACCGGCAAGTTCACCATGTACGACGAGTCGGCGGGGGTGCCGCTGATCGTGGCCGGGCCGGACGTGCCGGCCGGGCGCGCGGTGGCTACTCCCGCGAGCCTGGTGGACTGCTACCCGGCGGTGGTGTCCGCGGTGGGCGGCACGGCGGCGGCCGGCCTGCCGGGCGCCGACCTGTGGCAACTGGCGGCCGGGCCGGAGCAGGACCGCACCGTGTTCAGCGAGTACCACGCCATCGGCTCGGCATCCGCCCACTACATGCTGCGCGACGCACGCCACAAGTACGTCTACTACGTGGGCGGCCCGCCGCAGCTCTTCGACCTGGCCGCCGACCCCGAGGAACGCCACGACTTGGCCGAGTCGCCGGACCGGGACGCCGCCGCCTTGCTGGCCCGCTTCGAAGCCGAGCTGCGCGACCTGCTCGACCCGGAGGCGGTCGACCGCCGGGCCAAGGCGGACCAGGCGGCACGGGTGGCCGCGTACGGCGGCCGCGAAGCGGTGCTGGCGCGCGGCACCTTCGCCAACTCCCCCACCCCCGACGACAAGCCCACCTGGGCCTACCCCGGCGCCTGA